In the genome of Xanthomonas translucens pv. cerealis, one region contains:
- a CDS encoding glycoside hydrolase family 15 protein produces the protein MSSPNLDLGVIGNGSFGALVDKQARVVWSCLPAFDGDPAFCALLSPRDHAGGDFSIELEDFVDSEQHYLANTAILRTVLRDAHGGAVEVIDFAPRWRNHGRFYRPVSIIRQVRPLAGNPRIRVLARPLADWGARKPESTWGSNHVRWLLPDFTLRLTTDVPVRFIRDELPFVLSHPVNLMLGVDESLTRSLTGYIQEAQERTEEYWREWVRYLSVPLDWQDAVIRSAITLKLCQYEDSGAIIAAMTTSIPEAPDTPRNWDYRYCWLRDAAFVVRALNRLGATRTMEQFLGYIFNIATTDGSLQPLYGIGFEAALEEHEVPSLAGYRGMGPVRRGNLAWIQKQHDVYGSVVLASTQLFFDLRLKDPGDADTFLRLEPLGEHAFALHDVPDAGLWEFRGRAEVHTYTSAMCWAACDRLAKIAARLGLDARVAYWRKRADSIHARVLAESWSAERGHFTDTFNGHRLDASLLLLADIGFIAPDDARFVATVEAIGRELKHGDALYRYVAPDDFGEPETSFTICTFWYIDALAAIGRKDEARELFERILARRNHLGLLSEDLAFDNGEAWGNFPQTYSHVGLIIAAMRLSRSWQEAS, from the coding sequence ATGAGTTCCCCCAATCTCGACCTCGGCGTGATCGGCAACGGCAGTTTCGGCGCGCTGGTCGACAAGCAGGCGCGCGTGGTGTGGAGCTGCCTGCCCGCCTTCGACGGCGACCCGGCGTTCTGCGCGCTGCTGTCGCCGCGCGACCACGCCGGTGGCGACTTCAGCATCGAGCTGGAGGATTTCGTCGACAGCGAGCAACACTATCTGGCCAACACCGCGATCCTGCGCACCGTGCTGCGCGACGCGCACGGCGGTGCGGTGGAAGTGATCGACTTCGCGCCGCGCTGGCGCAACCACGGCCGCTTCTACCGGCCGGTCAGCATCATCCGCCAGGTGCGGCCGCTGGCCGGCAACCCGCGCATCCGCGTACTGGCGCGGCCGCTGGCCGACTGGGGCGCGCGCAAGCCGGAAAGCACCTGGGGCAGTAACCACGTGCGCTGGCTGCTGCCGGATTTCACCCTGCGCCTGACCACCGACGTGCCGGTGCGCTTCATCCGCGACGAGCTGCCGTTCGTGCTCAGCCATCCGGTCAACCTGATGCTGGGCGTGGACGAATCGCTGACCCGCTCGCTGACCGGCTACATCCAGGAAGCGCAGGAACGCACCGAGGAATACTGGCGCGAATGGGTGCGCTACCTGTCGGTGCCGCTGGACTGGCAGGACGCGGTGATCCGCAGCGCGATCACCCTGAAGCTGTGCCAGTACGAGGACAGCGGCGCGATCATCGCGGCGATGACCACCTCCATCCCCGAAGCGCCGGACACCCCACGCAACTGGGACTACCGCTATTGCTGGCTGCGCGACGCCGCCTTCGTGGTGCGCGCCTTGAACCGGCTCGGCGCCACCCGCACCATGGAGCAGTTCCTCGGCTACATCTTCAACATCGCCACCACCGACGGTAGCCTGCAGCCGCTGTACGGCATCGGCTTCGAAGCGGCGCTGGAAGAACACGAAGTGCCGTCGCTGGCCGGCTACCGCGGCATGGGCCCGGTGCGGCGCGGCAATCTGGCCTGGATCCAGAAGCAGCACGACGTGTATGGCAGCGTGGTGCTGGCCTCCACCCAGCTGTTCTTCGATCTGCGGCTGAAGGATCCCGGCGATGCGGACACCTTCCTGCGCCTGGAGCCGCTGGGCGAGCATGCGTTCGCGCTGCACGATGTGCCCGACGCCGGGCTGTGGGAATTCCGCGGCCGCGCCGAGGTGCACACCTACACCAGCGCGATGTGCTGGGCCGCCTGCGACCGCCTGGCCAAGATCGCAGCGCGGCTGGGCCTGGACGCACGCGTGGCGTACTGGCGCAAGCGCGCCGACAGCATCCACGCGCGGGTGCTGGCCGAGTCGTGGAGCGCCGAGCGCGGCCACTTCACCGATACCTTCAACGGCCACCGCCTGGACGCCTCGCTGCTGTTGCTGGCCGACATCGGCTTCATCGCCCCGGACGACGCGCGCTTCGTCGCCACGGTCGAGGCGATCGGCCGCGAGCTCAAGCATGGCGACGCGCTGTACCGCTATGTAGCGCCGGACGATTTCGGCGAACCGGAGACCAGCTTCACCATCTGCACGTTCTGGTACATCGACGCGCTCGCCGCGATCGGGCGCAAGGACGAGGCGCGCGAACTGTTCGAGCGCATCCTCGCGCGCCGCAATCACCTGGGCCTGCTGTCGGAGGACCTAGCCTTCGACAACGGCGAGGCCTGGGGCAATTTCCCGCAAACCTATTCGCACGTCGGCCTGATCATCGCCGCGATGCGATTGTCGCGCAGCTGGCAGGAGGCATCATGA
- the otsB gene encoding trehalose-phosphatase, with product MADALPLRPPPPRLDDACALFLDVDGTLIEFADRPDGVYLLPEVREAIGRISDRLHGALALVSGRPLAQLDALFAPLRLPAAGLHGHELRSDINARAAMPADTSQWLHGLHQRAAHLRQAHPGVLVEDKGASLALHWRAAPEAGAQVLAFAQAQIEALPGYRLQPGDHVVEFVPEGSDKGVALTTLLQRPPFQGRRPVFVGDDLTDEFGFAAANRHGGWSVLVGARANSAATFALPDPRGVHAWLRDNAA from the coding sequence ATGGCAGACGCGCTCCCCCTCCGACCGCCGCCGCCGCGCCTGGACGATGCCTGCGCATTGTTCCTGGACGTGGATGGCACCCTCATCGAATTTGCCGATCGTCCCGACGGCGTGTACCTGCTGCCAGAGGTGCGCGAGGCGATCGGCCGCATCAGCGACCGCCTGCACGGCGCGCTGGCGCTGGTCAGCGGCCGGCCGCTGGCGCAGCTGGACGCGCTGTTCGCGCCCTTGCGCCTGCCGGCCGCCGGCCTGCACGGCCACGAACTGCGCAGCGACATCAATGCCCGCGCGGCGATGCCGGCCGATACCTCGCAGTGGCTGCACGGCTTGCACCAGCGCGCCGCGCACCTGCGCCAGGCGCATCCCGGCGTGCTGGTCGAAGACAAGGGCGCCAGCCTGGCCTTGCACTGGCGCGCCGCGCCAGAAGCCGGCGCGCAGGTGCTGGCCTTCGCCCAGGCGCAGATCGAGGCCCTGCCCGGCTACCGCCTGCAGCCCGGCGACCACGTGGTCGAGTTCGTGCCCGAGGGCAGCGACAAAGGTGTGGCGCTGACCACGCTGTTGCAGCGGCCGCCGTTCCAGGGCCGCCGCCCGGTGTTCGTCGGCGACGACCTCACCGACGAGTTCGGCTTCGCAGCGGCCAATCGCCACGGCGGCTGGAGCGTGCTGGTCGGTGCGCGCGCAAACAGCGCGGCGACCTTCGCCCTGCCCGATCCACGCGGCGTCCACGCCTGGTTGCGCGACAACGCCGCATGA
- a CDS encoding type III effector protein XopY, with protein sequence MRPALINRSLSKTGYADSGGQADTASPPTLPSSEHGHAPLPPDLPRAPRHALSRHSSLPPQRRREAQRTGRAAALPSPPKILALTQAIREDPDGGAEPAAGIEQLKLALSVDGTSQGSRSATTRPLDAEDILNLMQTINEKDLHDGAELAELAERIERAGAVTSQHSGPATATPTNPDIPRLLQAIREKNSDQCTELAALVERLERESQQEGASQSSNPATAPPNPDVPILLQQIRKRVPNQATALTELVERTERLRPDRETTCFPVFRRATR encoded by the coding sequence ATGCGTCCCGCCCTCATCAATAGAAGCCTTTCGAAAACCGGATATGCGGACAGTGGAGGACAGGCCGATACCGCGTCCCCGCCGACACTGCCCTCTTCCGAACACGGCCACGCGCCCCTGCCGCCAGATCTGCCGCGAGCCCCGCGCCATGCGCTGTCCAGGCATTCAAGCCTGCCGCCTCAGCGCAGGCGCGAAGCGCAACGCACTGGACGTGCGGCAGCGCTGCCGTCGCCGCCCAAGATCCTCGCCCTGACGCAGGCGATCCGCGAAGACCCGGACGGAGGCGCCGAGCCGGCTGCTGGCATCGAGCAGCTCAAGCTCGCGCTTTCGGTCGACGGAACATCGCAAGGCTCCAGGTCAGCGACCACGCGGCCGCTGGACGCCGAGGATATCCTCAACCTGATGCAGACGATCAACGAAAAAGACCTGCACGATGGCGCTGAACTAGCCGAGCTCGCCGAGCGGATTGAGCGGGCGGGAGCGGTGACATCACAACACTCCGGCCCTGCGACTGCGACGCCGACGAACCCGGATATCCCCCGCCTGCTGCAAGCGATCCGCGAAAAAAACAGCGACCAGTGCACCGAATTGGCAGCGCTCGTCGAGCGCCTTGAGCGCGAGAGCCAACAAGAAGGAGCATCGCAGAGTTCCAACCCAGCGACTGCGCCGCCAAATCCGGATGTGCCCATCCTGCTCCAACAAATCCGCAAAAGAGTTCCGAACCAAGCCACCGCGTTGACGGAACTCGTCGAGCGCACCGAGCGCCTCCGCCCTGACAGAGAAACTACGTGCTTTCCGGTGTTCAGGAGAGCAACACGCTGA
- a CDS encoding TonB-dependent receptor plug domain-containing protein, with translation MSYPFARPLSLAIALALSAPALAQQADPGTATNLDTVIVTGTRASGRTVLESTAPVDVLSAEDIRKAGVVNGELGSALQALLPSFNFPRQSNSGGADHIRAAQLRGLSPDQVLVLVNGKRRHTSALVNTDSKIGKGTTPVDFNAIPVSAIKRIEVLRDGAGAQYGSDAVAGVINVILDDDPDNGALEASFGANHTDVKPIDRTVTDGQTSYASAKVGTRLGDDGGFFKVGLELKNHEGTNRAGDDQIPPFEEQTPANLALAGKRNYVLGDGASKDLNAWINGKLPFGQSSEFYFFGTYNQRDTQGANYFRYPDSDANWTQVYPNGYRPVSLGENRDLQGVAGARGQWGEWAYDASIDYGRNDFTYRLKNSLNASLGPGSPTRFKTGDYAFEQSVANLDLSRSFDAVGATHTLGSGVELRREHYRTRPGDPASYAAGTFTDRPTGAQAGGGLTLQDAADLSRNVASVYTSLSSQFGDKFSTDLAARYEHYQDFGGELTGKLAARYEFVPAFALRGAISNNFHAPSLSQIGYEATSSGYDAAGQLLQGRLLSVNNPIAQALGARELKPEKSVNYSLGFTSRIGSHFDLSLDLFQIDIDDRIALSEDINGDALTAFVAQNFGVSGLQSASFFVNAADTRTRGAELVSNWRQPLGDGQLQLTGTWSYAKTELKNLVATPAQLLALNPDYVLFGAEESNTLTDAAPRTRAQFAATWSNDRWALQTRVSRYGSATRVFDFGDGFVPRQTYGAEWQLDAEVEYHITAQWSVALGGQNLTDNYSDRSNRDISYFGNLPYDVLSPIGSNGAYYYGRVRYTF, from the coding sequence ATGTCGTATCCGTTCGCCCGGCCGCTGAGCCTGGCCATCGCCCTGGCCCTGTCGGCCCCCGCCCTGGCCCAGCAGGCCGATCCCGGCACCGCGACCAACCTGGACACGGTGATCGTCACCGGCACCCGCGCCAGCGGCCGCACCGTGCTCGAGTCCACCGCACCGGTAGATGTGCTCAGCGCCGAGGACATCCGCAAGGCCGGCGTAGTCAACGGCGAGCTGGGCAGCGCGCTGCAGGCGCTGCTGCCCTCGTTCAACTTCCCGCGCCAGTCCAACTCCGGCGGCGCCGACCACATCCGCGCCGCGCAGCTGCGCGGGCTCTCGCCCGACCAGGTGCTGGTGCTGGTCAACGGCAAGCGCCGCCACACCTCGGCGCTGGTCAACACCGACAGCAAGATCGGCAAGGGCACCACCCCGGTGGACTTCAACGCGATCCCGGTCAGCGCGATCAAGCGCATCGAAGTGCTGCGCGACGGCGCCGGCGCGCAGTACGGCTCGGACGCGGTGGCCGGGGTGATCAACGTGATCCTCGACGACGATCCGGACAACGGCGCGCTGGAAGCCAGCTTCGGCGCCAACCACACCGACGTGAAGCCGATCGACCGCACCGTCACCGACGGCCAGACCAGCTACGCCAGCGCCAAGGTCGGCACCCGCCTGGGCGACGACGGCGGCTTCTTCAAGGTCGGCCTGGAACTGAAGAACCACGAGGGCACCAACCGCGCCGGCGACGACCAGATCCCGCCGTTCGAGGAACAGACGCCGGCCAACCTGGCTCTGGCCGGCAAGCGCAACTACGTGCTCGGTGACGGCGCCAGCAAGGACCTCAACGCCTGGATCAACGGCAAGCTGCCGTTCGGCCAGAGCAGCGAGTTCTATTTCTTCGGCACCTACAACCAGCGCGACACGCAGGGCGCCAACTATTTCCGCTATCCCGACAGCGACGCCAACTGGACCCAGGTCTACCCGAATGGCTACCGCCCGGTGTCGCTGGGCGAGAACCGCGACCTGCAGGGTGTGGCCGGCGCGCGTGGGCAATGGGGCGAGTGGGCCTACGACGCCAGCATCGACTACGGCCGCAACGACTTCACCTACCGGCTGAAGAACTCGCTCAACGCCTCGCTCGGCCCGGGCAGCCCGACCCGCTTCAAGACCGGCGACTACGCCTTCGAGCAGAGCGTGGCCAACCTGGACCTGAGCCGCAGCTTCGACGCCGTCGGCGCCACCCACACCCTCGGCAGCGGCGTGGAATTGCGCCGCGAGCACTACCGCACCCGCCCTGGCGACCCGGCCAGCTACGCCGCCGGCACCTTCACCGATCGCCCCACCGGCGCCCAGGCCGGCGGCGGGCTGACCCTGCAGGATGCCGCCGACCTGTCGCGCAACGTCGCCAGCGTCTATACCAGCCTGTCCAGCCAGTTCGGCGACAAGTTCTCCACCGACCTGGCCGCGCGCTACGAGCACTACCAGGACTTCGGCGGCGAACTGACCGGCAAGCTGGCCGCGCGCTACGAGTTCGTACCGGCGTTCGCGCTGCGCGGCGCGATCTCCAACAACTTCCATGCGCCGTCGCTGAGCCAGATCGGCTACGAAGCCACCTCCAGCGGCTACGACGCGGCCGGCCAGCTGCTGCAGGGCCGGCTGCTGTCGGTCAACAATCCGATCGCGCAGGCGCTGGGCGCGCGCGAACTGAAGCCGGAGAAGTCGGTCAACTACAGCCTCGGCTTCACCAGCCGCATCGGTTCCCACTTCGACCTGTCGCTGGACCTGTTCCAGATCGACATCGACGACCGCATCGCGCTGTCCGAAGACATCAACGGCGACGCGCTGACCGCGTTCGTGGCGCAGAACTTCGGCGTCAGCGGCCTGCAGAGCGCCAGCTTCTTCGTCAACGCTGCCGACACCCGCACCCGCGGCGCGGAGCTGGTCAGCAACTGGCGGCAGCCGCTGGGCGATGGCCAGTTGCAACTCACCGGCACCTGGAGCTACGCCAAGACCGAACTGAAGAACCTGGTCGCCACGCCGGCGCAGCTGCTGGCGCTGAATCCGGACTACGTGCTGTTCGGCGCGGAGGAGAGCAACACCCTGACCGACGCCGCGCCGCGCACCCGCGCCCAGTTCGCCGCGACCTGGAGCAACGACCGCTGGGCGCTGCAGACACGGGTCAGCCGCTACGGCAGCGCCACCCGCGTGTTCGACTTCGGCGACGGCTTCGTGCCGCGGCAGACCTACGGCGCCGAGTGGCAGCTCGACGCCGAGGTCGAATACCACATCACCGCGCAGTGGAGCGTGGCGCTGGGCGGGCAGAACCTCACCGACAACTACTCCGACCGCTCCAACCGCGATATCTCCTACTTCGGCAACCTGCCCTACGACGTGCTGTCGCCGATCGGCAGCAACGGCGCGTATTACTACGGGCGGGTGCGCTACACCTTCTGA
- a CDS encoding DUF3574 domain-containing protein, translating into MLLRAPLLAVFLALTACASVAPSASTVPAKVGAALQGDAARPAQASGWVRSELYFGVGEESGPADRPQAKPISEAQWRAFLDKQVTPRFPDGLTVVDAYGQWLFRGAKEPNRLNTKVLVILHEDTPQRRADIEAIRLAWKQATGHQSVLWARSPVEVSF; encoded by the coding sequence ATGCTGCTGCGTGCCCCCTTGCTTGCCGTGTTCCTGGCCCTGACCGCTTGCGCCAGCGTGGCGCCGTCCGCTTCCACCGTGCCGGCCAAGGTCGGTGCCGCGTTGCAGGGCGATGCCGCGCGGCCGGCGCAGGCCAGCGGTTGGGTGCGCAGCGAGCTGTACTTCGGCGTGGGCGAGGAGAGCGGCCCGGCCGATCGCCCGCAGGCCAAGCCGATCAGCGAGGCGCAATGGCGCGCGTTCCTGGACAAGCAGGTCACGCCGCGCTTTCCCGACGGCCTGACCGTGGTCGACGCTTACGGGCAGTGGCTGTTCCGCGGTGCCAAGGAGCCGAACCGGCTCAACACCAAGGTACTGGTGATCCTGCACGAGGACACCCCGCAGCGCCGCGCCGACATCGAGGCGATCCGGCTGGCGTGGAAGCAGGCGACCGGACACCAGTCGGTGCTGTGGGCGCGGTCGCCGGTGGAGGTGTCTTTCTGA
- a CDS encoding GNAT family N-acetyltransferase, translating to MECLAARRGEALAAVGALRVLDDGGGELKSMRTHPDCLRQGAAAALLEHIVAAARAAGLHRLSLETGSGAAFDAALTLYRRRGFRNGPAFADYLPSAFNQFLHLAL from the coding sequence GTGGAGTGCCTGGCGGCGCGGCGCGGCGAGGCGCTGGCCGCGGTCGGCGCGCTGCGCGTGCTCGACGACGGCGGCGGCGAACTGAAGTCGATGCGCACCCATCCGGATTGCCTGCGCCAGGGCGCGGCCGCGGCGCTGCTGGAGCACATCGTGGCCGCCGCGCGCGCCGCCGGCCTGCACCGGCTGAGCCTGGAGACCGGCAGCGGCGCGGCGTTCGATGCGGCGCTGACCCTGTACCGGCGCCGCGGCTTCCGCAATGGACCGGCGTTCGCCGATTACCTGCCGAGCGCGTTCAACCAGTTCCTGCATCTGGCGCTGTAG
- a CDS encoding DUF3014 domain-containing protein yields the protein MQPRHSPWPWILVAVLVAAAAAWLFRDNLSALMHGAAPVPAAVAPAAAPPVAPPVPAAAAPPPIQHPIDPAVAADAAIPALADSDAAAWAELATLAGSEAPLSLLIRDHLIQRAVTMIDNLPQRRVAARTLALTPVPGQLQISTDAAGASNIDAANAQRYAAYVQAFTQADAGAMVAAYRRFYPLFQQAYVELGYPKGYFNDRLVQVIDHLLRAPVPTTPPAVIADTRIGKYRFVDPALESLSVGQKALLRLGPVQAAAVRKQLQAIRAALVRT from the coding sequence ATGCAGCCACGCCATTCGCCCTGGCCCTGGATCCTGGTCGCTGTGCTGGTGGCCGCTGCCGCGGCGTGGCTGTTCCGCGACAACCTGAGCGCGTTGATGCATGGCGCGGCACCTGTGCCTGCCGCGGTGGCGCCGGCAGCCGCGCCGCCCGTGGCGCCGCCCGTGCCTGCGGCCGCAGCGCCGCCGCCGATCCAGCATCCGATCGATCCCGCTGTCGCGGCCGATGCGGCGATCCCTGCGCTGGCCGACAGCGATGCGGCGGCGTGGGCCGAACTGGCGACACTGGCCGGCAGCGAGGCGCCGCTGTCGCTACTGATCCGCGACCATCTGATCCAGCGTGCGGTGACGATGATCGATAACCTGCCGCAGCGCCGCGTCGCCGCGCGGACCCTGGCGCTGACGCCGGTGCCTGGTCAATTGCAGATCAGCACCGATGCCGCTGGCGCCAGCAACATCGACGCGGCCAACGCGCAACGCTACGCCGCGTACGTGCAGGCCTTCACCCAGGCCGATGCCGGCGCCATGGTGGCCGCGTACCGGCGCTTCTATCCCTTGTTTCAGCAGGCGTATGTGGAACTGGGCTATCCAAAAGGCTATTTCAACGACCGCTTGGTGCAGGTGATCGACCATCTGTTGCGGGCGCCGGTGCCGACAACGCCGCCGGCAGTGATCGCCGATACGCGCATTGGCAAGTACCGCTTCGTCGATCCGGCGCTGGAGTCGCTGTCGGTCGGACAGAAGGCGCTGCTGCGCCTGGGGCCGGTGCAGGCCGCGGCGGTGCGCAAGCAACTGCAGGCGATTCGTGCGGCGTTGGTCAGGACCTGA
- a CDS encoding glutathione S-transferase translates to MHYELYYWTGIQGRGEFVRLALEDAGAAYRDVAREEGDAALQPFLDGGQPGMRPFAPPFLKAGRLLIAQVGNILHYLGPALGLVPDSESRRMQALQLQLTIADLVTEIHDSHHPIGSALYYEDQKPEARRRAEDLRTQRLPKFLGYFEQVMSQGGGRHALREHSYVDLSLFQLMSGLDYAFPSAVKKLSPKLPHLRALQQRVSERPAIAAYLASARRLPFNDNGIFRRYPELDG, encoded by the coding sequence ATGCACTACGAACTCTATTACTGGACCGGCATCCAGGGCCGCGGCGAGTTCGTGCGACTGGCGTTGGAAGATGCTGGCGCGGCCTACCGCGACGTCGCCCGCGAGGAAGGCGATGCGGCACTGCAGCCGTTCCTCGACGGCGGGCAACCGGGCATGCGGCCGTTCGCGCCGCCGTTCCTGAAAGCCGGGCGGCTGCTGATCGCGCAGGTCGGCAACATCCTGCACTACCTGGGTCCCGCGCTGGGGCTGGTGCCGGACAGCGAGTCGCGGCGCATGCAGGCGCTGCAGTTGCAGCTAACCATCGCCGACCTGGTGACCGAGATCCACGACAGCCACCATCCCATCGGCAGCGCGCTGTACTACGAAGACCAGAAGCCGGAAGCGCGGCGCCGCGCCGAGGACCTGCGCACGCAGCGGCTACCCAAGTTCCTGGGCTACTTCGAGCAGGTCATGAGCCAGGGCGGCGGGCGCCATGCATTGCGCGAGCATTCCTACGTGGACCTGTCGCTGTTCCAGCTGATGAGCGGACTGGACTACGCGTTCCCCAGCGCGGTGAAGAAGCTATCGCCGAAGCTGCCGCACCTGCGTGCCCTGCAGCAACGGGTGTCCGAACGCCCGGCCATCGCCGCGTACCTGGCATCGGCGCGGCGCCTGCCGTTCAACGACAACGGGATTTTCCGGCGTTATCCGGAGCTCGATGGGTGA